The DNA region GTCATAAAGCATTTTTATAAAGTCGCGGATGGCAGAGATATCTTGGGCACCTGAAGAAAACTCATTGTAAATCTGTTGCGGAGTAACAACTGTAACAGATAAATTGTCATGTTCTGCATGAAAAGTAGCAAGACGGTATGCTTGTTCTGAAACATCAGGATGTGTAATAATCAGCATCTCTGTAGGTTCGAGAGCATGTAGGTTTTGATTATCAATTTTACCAAAATTTTCAACCTGGTAATACAAAGAGCCGTCGAAAGCTACAAATTCGTGTAATTTGCTGCTCTGCCATCTATAAGTATTAATATTTCCATTTGTATTAAGCGAAAGCCTGGCAATACTGTCAGGGTAGGTAACATCCCAAACCTGGGTTTCTGAAGCCGACGATTCAAGCCGGAGTTCAGCAATTTTACCATCACCTACTGATGTAATATCCCTAAAAGGTAGTTGACCTCCATGGAAGATCAAGTTTCTGATTACATTCAGTTCAATAAAGTTCAACCAGCCTATTGATGATGAAGCCGGCTTGTTATAAGTAGTTTTAACATTTATGGAAGGTGAAGTAACCATAAATTCTTTATTACCCAAAGCTTCAACGGCATATTCATGGCTATTTCTAGGGTCTGAAAAATTAACAACTACATTTAAGGCTTCCCCTTCTATAGTAAAGCTGAAAACACTTGCCTGGGGTGATTTTGCCGCCACGTTAGCATTAAGAATTACTGGTGAAGCCGTATTCAAATCGGGAAAATTGAAGTTAAAATCATAACTTTTTACGGCATCAAAGACTTCGCCCAGCCATATTCTTCCTGATTTTATAAGGTTAATTTTTTCTTCCTCATGGTAAGCGTAATCGTTAAAAGTATTTACGTGGTTTGTTGGCGAAAGAGAAGATGATGCTAATAATGAAATCCTTTTCCCTATTCCGGAATCGGTAGTTATAAAGTAATAAGTATAATCGGAATAAATATTGAGATTATGTTCAAAATAATTTTTTAATAAATTGTATTTCCATACGGTCGGCGATTGTCCATAAAAAAGGATGTAATCGTTTGGGTCGAATTTTCCATCTTCTTCACCGCTCACAAAAATCGGGTTTTCAATAAGATCATCGTACCTTGCATCTCTGTTGGCTTCGGGCAGCATTCCACCCCCGTTTCCGTATATCCTAATATTGTGTGGGTTAATGGATGAAACATTGATGCCCATGGAAGACAGGTCGTTATAGGTAATTTTATATATTCCTGTATTTTTTACGCCTATTTTGTACCAGCTACCGGTTTCAAGCACCGAATTATAGGTACTAACCGTTGCTTTTATCCCTGCTTTATAGTAAGTACTATCTTCAGTTATTGCAATCTGGGCAAAAGTAATCTGAACGCTGAAAATAATGAAAATTAATAGTAATACTTTATTTCTCATATAGTTGGAAGTAAAAAACATCAATAAACTTGCCTTCGCAGTCATTCCTTGATAAAGGTGTTAAACTGCCTTTACATCAAGTTAAAATAAGACTGCAAATTTAACGTTATCTTTATTGTTAATATTGTAAATGTAGATGTAGTAAAAAAAATAATTTGGTTTTTAAAAAATATTTGTATTATTGCCTGCGAAAAACAGCGGGTTGATATATGCTTAAAAAATTCATTTTCATAGTTATATGTAGTAGTAGTATGTGTGTATCTTTTGGGTATTCACAAGATGCACAGTTTTCACAATACTTTGCCCATCCGCTTTACCTGAATCCTGCACTTGCAGGAAATAAAGTCTGTCCACGCTTGACATTGAACTATAGGAACCAATGGCCATCCATTTCTAATGGATTTGTAACCTATAGTGCTTCGTACGATCAATATGTTGAAGCACTACATGGAGGTGTCGGTGTTATGTTCGTAAGCGACCAGGCAGGTGGAGGAATTATTTCTACTAATGCAATTACCGGAATGTACAACTACCGGTTCAATGTTTCCGACCATCTTATAGCCAGTATGGCATTGCAGGGAGCTTACCAGTTTAATAAATTAGATTGGGGAAAATTAATATTCGAAGATCAAATAAATACCCGCCAGGGAACAATAAATCCTACCAGTGAAAAACCACCCAGCAACGAAAGTGTTGGTTTTGCCGATTTCGGAGCCGGAATATTGCTTGGTTACAACGAAAAATTATACGGTGGAGTAGCCGTTCACCATCTTTCGGAGCCGGATATTGCATTTTATGATAACGGGAAAAGCAATCTTGATATGAAAATAACCGCTCATGCCGGTGCAATATTTAGTGTTGCAGGAGATTATTCAAGAGATGATCCATCTGATATTTGGGCAATTTCTCCACAAATTCTTTACCAGCAGCAAGGGAAATTTCACCAGTTAAATGCGGGTATATACCTGAATGCTTTCCCTTTTGTAGGAGGATTTTGGTACCGGCACAATTTTGAGAACCCTGATGCCGTTATAGCTATGTTAGGGATTCAATATGACGCCTTAAAAATTGAATATAGTTACGATTATACGGTATCTAAACTCGGGAATGCAAGCGGAGGAGCACATGAAGTATCTTTGGTTTATCAATTCAGATGTATTGAAAAGATGCGAAAAATCCGGCCACTTGATGTTCCCAATTTCTAAATTTTTTATCTTTGCAAACCTAAATTAAAGAATACACAATGGTAAAATACGGTAAATTCATTCTCACAGTAGCAGTTATAGGCTCTCTTACCTTACTGACATCGTGTTTTAAAAAAGATGTTTCAAAAACCACTGGTTGGGAATACAACAACGAAAAAAACGGTGGCTTCGAAAAACCTCCTTTTAAAGAAACAAAAACAGGTCCGGGACTTGTACTTATCGAAGGCGGAACCTTTGTTATGGGACGTACCGAAGACAATCCTATGTACGACTGGAATAATATTCCTCGAAGAGTTACTGTCCAGACTTTTTACATGGACGAAACCGAAGTAAGTAACCTCGATTATGTGGAATATCTGTATTGGTTGCACAGGGTTTTTTATACCGACCACCCGGCTGTTTACCGTAAAGCTTTGCCAGACACCCTTGTATGGCGTGACAGGCTTTCGTACAACGAACCTTTAGTGGAAGTGTACCTTCGTCACCCGGCTTACCGCAATTATCCTGTAGTGGGTGTTAACTGGCTGCAAGCCAATGATTATTGCCTCTGGCGTACCGATAGGGTGAACGAAATGATGCTTGTAAAAGCAGGCATACTTGATTACGATCCCGCCCAAAGAGGAGACAATAATTTTAATACCGAAGCATACCTAGCAGGACAATACGAAGGTATTGTAAATAAAAACCTTAAAAGTTATAACCCTAACGGTACCGGAGCCCGTAGGGCAAAAGTGGAAGATGGAATCATGATGCCCAAGTACCGCCTGCCGACCGAAGCCGAATGGGAATATGCCGCTCTGGGTCTTGTAGGAAATACTTCCGACGAACGCATAGTTGAACGCCGTATCTACCCATGGAACGGAAGTGGTCTCAGAACCGATAACCATAAAGCCTATGGTGATTTTGTTGCCAACTTCAAACGCGGACGAGGCGACTACATGGGCGTTGCCGGCAATCTGAACGATGCCAACGACATCCCCGGAGAAGTTGATGCATACTGGCCCAACGATTTCGGATTGTATAACATGGCTGGTAACGTTGCCGAATGGGTACTTGATGTGTATCGTCCCCTTTCGTTTCAGGATATTGCCGACCTTAGCCCCTATCGTGGCAATGTATTCAAAACAAAAGCTACCGATGCCGATGGCGTACTCGAACAAAAAGACAGCCTTGGAAAAATCCGCTGGCGCGAAGTTACTCCCGAAGAAAGTGCCAACCGTCGTAATTACCGGCAAGCCGACAATAAAAATTACCTCGATGGAGATTACCCCTCAACTATTACCAATGATTGGAACGCGAAACCTTCCAATACTAATACTACCAACTACATGTATGAATACGGTATTAATTCACTCGTAAGCGATAAATCAAGGGTTTACAAAGGTGGTTCATGGAAAGACAGAGCCTACTTCCTCAGCCCCGGCTCACGCAGATTCCTCGACGAAGATTTAAGCGCCGATTATATCGGCTTCCGATGTGCCATGTCAAGGGTGGGGAGCCCTATAGTTGGAAAAAGAAAGTAAACTTAAAAAAAATATCTAAATCCACCCCATCGCAAATTGTTGTGATGGGGTTTTTTCAATTTCATTTAAAATGATTGATATTGAATGTATTTATAAAATTTTTACCCGTCACCCTGCCATCGTAACCGACAGCAGGAAAATTATTCCGGGATGTATTTTCTTTGCATTAAAAGGAGAAAATTTCAATGGAAATATTTTTGCACAATCAGCTCTTGATGCCGGAGCCGCCTATGCCGTAGTTGATGATGCAGGATACGCTACAAACGACCGCTGTCTTTTGACCGACAATGTATTACAAACCCTTCAGCAACTCGCTACTTTTCATCGTATGCAATTTGAAATCCCCGTAATAGCCATCACGGGGACCAATGGGAAAACTACTTCCAAAGAGCTTATAAGCAATGTATTAAAACAAAAATACGCCCTTATTGCCACAGCAGGCAACCTCAACAACCACATCGGAGTTCCTCTCACCCTACTATCCATTTCGAAAAAAACAGAAATTGCGGTCGTTGAAATGGGAGCCAATCATCCCGGGGAAATTGAATTTTTGTGCCATTTGGCAAAACCCACCTATGGGTTGATTACCAACATCGGGAAAGCCCATCTGGAAGGTTTTGGCAGCTTTGATGGAGTAATTGCGACAAAAACAGAACTATACAGATTTCTTTGCCAAAATAACGGAAAAGCCTTTGTTAACAGCGACAACTTGTTGCTTATGCAAAACCTCAACGGGGTACAGACGATTGAATATGGTAAAAATTCCTTGTCAAGTTATTCGGTAAAAACGATTGAAAACAATCCTTTTGTAAAAATAATGGTCAATACCGGAGAAAAAAACTATAACATATCTACCCATCTGATAGGCAATTATAACTCTGAAAATATCCAAGCGGCTATCGCTGTCGGAACTTATTTCGGTGTTTCTTTTTCGGCAATAAAAAATACCATCGAAAATTATCGTCCTTCCAATAACCGATCGCAGATGCTGCAAACTGCTAAAAACACCCTTGTCCTCGACATGTATAATGCCAATCCAACCAGCATGTCAGCAGCAATTGACAATTTCTCCACCCTGCAATTTGCAAGAAAAATGCTCATCCTTGGCGATATGCTTGAACTGGGTACGGAAAGCGAGAAAGAACACCAAACTATTATTAAAGAAATAGAAAATAAAGGTTTGATCAAGGTTATTTTAATAGGTTCCCAATTTTGCAAAGTCAATACAAATACCAGTTTTCATTGCTTTGCAGATGTAGCACAGGCAAAAAAATTTATTCAGCAACAGAATATTGAAAACACCTGCCTTTTGATAAAAGGTTCGAGAGGAATTCATTTAGAAGATATTACCGATGTGCTATAAACCTCAATCCACATGGAAAACCATAGGTATCATGTCGGGCACTTCGCTCGACGGGCTTGATATGGCATATTGCGAATTTACAGAAGAAAACGGAAAATGGTCGTTCCAAATCATCAGGGCGCAAACCTATGACTACGATGCACAATGGAAAAAGAAACTCAGCGAGCTACCTGGGAAAAATGCCCTTACCTTAGCGCAAACGCATGTAGAATTGGGTCATTTCATTGGGAAAACAGTCAAAGAGTTTATCACCAGTTACACATTGAAACCCGATTTTATTGCCTGCCACGGGCATACTATTTTTCACCAACCAGATAAAGGTTTTACATTACAAATCGGTGAGGGTGCTTCTATTGCAGCCGAAACCGGCATTGCCGTTGTCTGCGATTTTCGTTCTCTTGATGTAGCACTGGGCGGGCAGGGAGCACCCCTGGTACCCATTGGCGATAAATTGTTATTTCCTGATTATGATTGTTGTATTAACCTGGGTGGCTTTGCCAATATTTCTTATAATGCTTTTTATAAACGTATTGCATTTGACATCTGCCCTGTAAATATCGTTATCAATCATTTATCAGAATTACTCGGCAAAAAATTTGATGAAAACGGGGAACTTGCCCGCACAGGTAAATTACATTTGGAACTTTTTCAGGCATTAAACCAACTCGCATTTTATAAAACACCTCCACCCAAATCACTGGGTAAAGAATGGGTTGAAAAAAATGTATTTCCACTTTTGCAGCAATATTCACTTCCCATACCCGACTTGATTCGGACAGTAACGGAACATGCTGCATACCAGATTTCTGTTGTAATTAATTCTATTTCTGGCAATACAAGTGAACATACCACTTTGGTAACGGGAGGCGGGGCAAAAAATATTTTTCTGACAAAACTGCTCCGAAAATACTGCAACAGCCATTTGTATATACCCAATAATCTGATTATTGATTATAAAGAAGCTCTCATTTTTGCGTTTCTGGGAATACTGCGGATGCAGAAAAAAGCCAATTGTTTGCAATCGGTAACCGGTGCACGTATTGACAATACGGGAGGATGTGTTTATGAACCCTAATTTTGTGTAATTGCGTTTTAATTTTTTTATCAAAACAAAAAACAGAGCAACTATTAATCTGCTGCCCTGCTTCTTTCAGACAAATATTGTAAGTTATTTTAATTCTGGTTATTATAAGGACAGTTTTGATTGCCTCTGCCCTGTTTGCCACTGCGAAAATGTTTTTTGTGCATTTTACCCATTGGTTGTTTGTCAAAAACAATTTTTTGTTCATCAGTAAGCAAATTCCTGATTTCCAAGCGATGCGTAATCTTTTTCTTCATCATTTGCACTTTTAGCTGCCCGATATCTTCAATTACTTTGTTAATGGCATCCATATCCGGTTTATCGGCATGGTTTAATGTGTTCAGCCTGGCTTTCTTTTCTGCCATCTGGTCGCGGATTGCCTGCATAGATTTGAAATGTTGATCGTGGAGTTTTTCAATTTTTGTCTGCTGATCTTCAGACAAATTTGGCAAACTATGGTTATAGTATGCTCTATTACAGTTTTTTTCATCGAGCCGTTGTTTGCCATACCCGCTTCCAGGTTGTGCAATGGCTGTATTTGCTGCCATAAAAGCCAGCATAAAAAGTACAGCCGTTATCATTTTCATAGTTTTCATGATTGATTGATTATTAGTTATTATCTTTATTTATTCTTTGTTGCTGATTTTTCCAGCCATGGTGATGCCTGTATTGCATTTCTTTTCCCGGTTTGGCATCGTTAAGTTGTGGAATTTTGTTCAGAAGCGTTTTTAATTTTTTGCGTTGTGTGGGAGTACATATTTTTTGTAGAGCAATAAAGTGTCTGTATGTATTTATTTTCAATTGTTTATGTAACTCCCCCATCGAAAGTGCTATTGCATGCAACTCAGAAGTATCGGGAGTATCATTCGAAAGTTCCCGAATCATTTTTTGCTTGTTTTCGCGCTGCTGTTTAAAAATTTCAGAAGATGAAGAAAAAAACTCCATTCTTAATGTCTTAAACTGAGTTTTCTGCATAGGGCTTAATTGCAACTCTTTTTCAATGAATCCACCACCGATACCTCTTGGGTTTTGTTCTTCGGGAGTACTATGCCTGAAGGAATGGTAAGCCATTGTGCCAAGGGCAGCAATATTTATGATTAACAGAATAATTACTGTCCACGTAAGAAGTGCTATTTTTCTTGTGGTACTCATATTTTTATTTGTTATTAACGTCCAAATAAGTATTTAGTGATTCCTGCAAAACGCCATCATCATCAAGATAATATTCACTGGCGGAAATTGCCAAAACTGTATCCCTGTCGGAGAAAACGGTGAAAGGGACACTACCATACCACAGGGTATTTCCTATGATGATACCGACAATTATCCCTGCAATTACAGCAACAGTCAAGGGGGTTAACTTATTTAAAAAAAATGACATAGGTGCTGAGCGGATTGTATTCTGATTTTTTATCTTTTCGATTACCTTAGCCGTAAAATATGGATTGATGTTTGCATTTTGCAAATCCTCTTTCATCTCCTGAAAAACAGATTGCAATTGATTAAATAGTAAATTGCATTGTTGACATGTCAAGAGATGTTCGGTAATTAGTCTTTTTTCCGAAACAGAGAAGCTTTCTTCGGAATAAAACACCATTTTCGATTGCACTTCTTTACATTCCATTGTCTTACTTTTTTAATTCGACACCTGCTATTAATAAAACTTGCGTTTGAAAATATTTAATGGTATAAGTAAATTAATTTTTTTTGAAGATTAATCTTGGCTCTGTGAATAAGCGATTCTACTGACGGCAAACTGGTATGCATTACAGCGGCAATTTCTTTATATGGTAAATCATCGAAATTGTGTAAAGTGAATGCTATTCTCTGTTTTTCAGGCAATGTTTCTATAGCTTTGTACAATTCTGCGGCTCTTTCCTTATTTTCAATGGCATAGCCCGGATGCATGTTTTCTGTTGCAACAGGCTCATTTTCTTCATAATTTTTTGAATATAAAATATTTTCAAATGCTTGTATCCATTGTCTGCGTTTCACACTTCTGAGAAAATTTATTGATTTATTTACTGCAATACGGTAAATCCAGGTTGAAAATTTTGAAGCATTTTTAAATTTTGGTAACGATTGAAATACTTCTACAAAAACGTCCTGAGCAATATCATTGGCATCGTCAGTATTATGAATAAACCCAAAACATATTTTATAGACCATTGTTTTATAGCGTTCTACTATTATTTCAAAAGCTTTTTCCTCATTCTGAATGGCTTTAATAATAAGTTCGTTTTCGGTCATAGCAATGGACTTGGCATCTCTATTATGACAACTTTTGAATTCCGGAGTTTAATTGCAATAATACATCAGACAAAAGAAATGGGGAAAACTTGCGTAATACAATTACTAGCATTATACTTGCACAATTAAAACGCAAAAATCATATTAAATTAACCTAAAATTAACATTAGCTTAAAAAAACCTCGGTTGTACAGTTTACTTTTGCGCAAAATTTATATTTTTTAATATGAATTTATCATGTAAGCACATAAAGAATTAACATGTTCGGTTTAGATATTTGGTTAACTATTTTACTGATAATATGCTTGTTGGCAGCCTGTTCTTTTGAATTTATCAATGGATTTCACGACACAGCCAATGCGGTGGCAACTGTAATTTATACTCACTCTTTAAAACCTAAAGTTGCAGTTATTTGGTCAGGGATGTGGAATTTTATAGGAGTATATGTAGGTGGAATTGCAGTAGCAATGGGTATAGTTAATCTTTTACCTACTGAAGCCCTTATAGATCAGAATATTTACCATGGTTTAAGCATGATAATGGCATTGCTGTTGACTGCTATACTTTGGAATTTGGGAACATGGTATTTTGGTATTCCCTGCTCAAGTTCGCATACATTAATAGGTTCAATTTTTGGTGTTGGCCTTGCTTATATGCTAATGCCGGGAGGACACTCGGTGGTTTTAAACTGGAATAAAATAGGCGATGTTGGTCTCTCTCTGCTTATTTCACCGGTTTTTGGCTTTGGATTTGCTTTTATTCTGATGGTTATACTTAAAAAGTTGATAAAAAATAAAAAAATATTTAAAGACCCTCCTGAAAAAAAAGCTCCACCTCTCTGGATTCGAAGCATCTTGATTTTAACTTGTACCAGTGTAAGTTTTTCGCACGGTTCGAACGACGGACAAAAAGGAATTGGACTGGTAATGATAATCTTAATTGGCATTATTCCTTTTCATTTTGCACTCGACCATACAAAAAAACCCCAGCAACTTGTTACAAGTTTACAAAGAATAGAATTTACCCTCTCAAAAATTGATTCAGCTAAACTTAATAAAGAACAACTGGCAACTTTCCATTCCATACAATTGGAAATTGATTCCATACAATCGTATGTATCCCACGCGACACTTTTTACCCAGGTTCCTTCAAAAAAACATTTTGAAATAAGAAAAGATATCCTCCTTATTGCAAAGAAATCGAATGCCTTGATATCCGAATATAATATACAATACAATAATATTATTCCATCATCCGAAACAAAAATATTTAAAAAACACATAGCAAATATTAAAACATTTACAGAATATTCCCCCTGGTGGGTAATTTTAATGATCTCATTATCATTAGGATTAGGGACTATGATTGGGTGGAAACGTATTGTTGTTACCATAGGCGAACGCATCGGCAAAACCCATTTAACTTATGCGCAGGGAGCAACCGCAGAAATAATAGCTGCCAGTACCATAAGCGTTTCTACTTGGTTAGGCTTGCCGGTGAGTACCACACATGTACTTTCATCCGGAGTTGCCGGTTCTATGGTTGCTGATAATGGGCTTAAAAATCTGCAAATGAAAACGGTAAAAAACATCGCCATTGCCTGGCTAATTACGTTACCTGTAACTATATTTCTCTCAGCCATTTTATTTTTATTGTTTCGCATGATTTTTAGCTAATTTTGCGCACTTTTTACGTAAATAATTTTTCATGCTAGAACTTTTTAACCAATTAATCTACATTCTCACCCATATTGATATTGTTTTACGAAATTGGGTGGTTGATTATCAAACATGGACTTACTTAATCCTGTTTACAATTATTTTTTGCGAAACCGGCTTGGTTGTTACCCCATTTTTACCCGGAGATTCGCTTTTGTTTGCAGCCGGAGCAGTAGCTGCAATGCCCGGGAACCCATTAAATATTATATATATTGTTGTTATTTTGGTAATTGCTGCTTTCGCCGGAGATAATTCCAACTATTGGATTGGAAGGTTTTTAGGAGACAAAGTGTATAAAAAAGATTATCGTTTGATAAAAAGGAAATATCTTGACCAAACCCATACTTTTTACGAAAAGCATGGGGTGATAACTATAATTATTGCCCGATTTATGCCCATTATCCGCACTTTTGCACCCTTCGTTGCAGGGGTGGGAAAAATGAAATATCCCCGGTTTTATACTTTCAGTTTTATTGGGAATATAATTTGGGTGAGTCTTTTTAGCATTGCTGGTTATCTCTTTGGGAATTTACCCTCGGTAAAAAGTAATTTTTCCATAGTAATTTTTGCCATTATCGGCATCTCATTACTGCCACCCGTGTTTACTGCGTTGCGTCACAGGTTTCAAAAATAATGGCTCCGAAAATTTTTTCGATTAAAAACTTAATTACTTTTGCGTGTTTTTTCCCAATCAATGGAAAATCGTAAAATCAGGTCCGGTATTTCAAAGTTGTCATTAACAGGGCTTATTGTTACTTTAGGCATTGTATATGGCGACATCGGCACATCGCCCCTTTACGTAATGAAAGCCATTGTAAACGGTGCAAATGCAGGGATTACCCATGATTTTATTCTCGGTGCTATTTCCTGTATTTTCTGGACACTTACACTGCAAACCACTCTAAAATATGTTATTATCACCTTAAGGGCTAACAACAAGGGAGAAGGAGGAATTTTTTCCCTGTATGCCCTGATTCGTAAAAAAAGAAAATGGGTATTTATTCTGGCTATCATCGGGGGTTCTGCTTTATTAGCAGATGGGGTAATCACACCGTCAATTACCGTTGTATCAGCCATAGAAGGATTAAAAATCATTAATCCTCACGTAAATGTTATACCTATTGCGCTTATCATAATTGCACTTCTTTTTATTATTCAGCAGTTTGGTACAAAATTTATCGGAGAATTTTTTGGTCCCATTATGTTTTGCTGGTTTCTGATGCTTAGCATTATAGGTACTATACAAATTTTTAATTATCCTGAAATTATTAAATCATTCAACCCTTATTACGCCTACAAATTGCTTGTACAATATCCTGGGGGGTTTATTTTGCTCGGAGCTGTTTTTCTTTGTACCACAGGTGCCGAGGCTTTGTATTCCGATTTGGGGCATTGTGGTTTAAAAAATATCAGAATTACCTGGGGATACGTAAAAATAAGTCTGTTGCTTAATTATTTAGGGCAGGGTGCCTGGATACTTACCCATACAGATATCCTGATAACCGGCATCAATCCTTTCTACATGATTATGCCTCCCTGGTTTTTAATTTTTGGTGTCATCTTATCCACAGCAGCAGCCATAATAGCCAGCCAGGCACTAATCAGCGGGAGTTATACTATCATAAGCGAAGCTATTTCATTGAATTTCTGGCCAAAGGTTAAAATAAGTTACCCTACTACCATTAAGGGGCAGATGTATATTCCCAGTGTTAACTGGTTCTTATTCCTGGCAGTAATTTTTGT from Lentimicrobiaceae bacterium includes:
- a CDS encoding type IX secretion system membrane protein PorP/SprF, with the translated sequence MLKKFIFIVICSSSMCVSFGYSQDAQFSQYFAHPLYLNPALAGNKVCPRLTLNYRNQWPSISNGFVTYSASYDQYVEALHGGVGVMFVSDQAGGGIISTNAITGMYNYRFNVSDHLIASMALQGAYQFNKLDWGKLIFEDQINTRQGTINPTSEKPPSNESVGFADFGAGILLGYNEKLYGGVAVHHLSEPDIAFYDNGKSNLDMKITAHAGAIFSVAGDYSRDDPSDIWAISPQILYQQQGKFHQLNAGIYLNAFPFVGGFWYRHNFENPDAVIAMLGIQYDALKIEYSYDYTVSKLGNASGGAHEVSLVYQFRCIEKMRKIRPLDVPNF
- a CDS encoding SUMF1/EgtB/PvdO family nonheme iron enzyme: MVKYGKFILTVAVIGSLTLLTSCFKKDVSKTTGWEYNNEKNGGFEKPPFKETKTGPGLVLIEGGTFVMGRTEDNPMYDWNNIPRRVTVQTFYMDETEVSNLDYVEYLYWLHRVFYTDHPAVYRKALPDTLVWRDRLSYNEPLVEVYLRHPAYRNYPVVGVNWLQANDYCLWRTDRVNEMMLVKAGILDYDPAQRGDNNFNTEAYLAGQYEGIVNKNLKSYNPNGTGARRAKVEDGIMMPKYRLPTEAEWEYAALGLVGNTSDERIVERRIYPWNGSGLRTDNHKAYGDFVANFKRGRGDYMGVAGNLNDANDIPGEVDAYWPNDFGLYNMAGNVAEWVLDVYRPLSFQDIADLSPYRGNVFKTKATDADGVLEQKDSLGKIRWREVTPEESANRRNYRQADNKNYLDGDYPSTITNDWNAKPSNTNTTNYMYEYGINSLVSDKSRVYKGGSWKDRAYFLSPGSRRFLDEDLSADYIGFRCAMSRVGSPIVGKRK
- a CDS encoding UDP-N-acetylmuramoyl-tripeptide--D-alanyl-D-alanine ligase, encoding MIDIECIYKIFTRHPAIVTDSRKIIPGCIFFALKGENFNGNIFAQSALDAGAAYAVVDDAGYATNDRCLLTDNVLQTLQQLATFHRMQFEIPVIAITGTNGKTTSKELISNVLKQKYALIATAGNLNNHIGVPLTLLSISKKTEIAVVEMGANHPGEIEFLCHLAKPTYGLITNIGKAHLEGFGSFDGVIATKTELYRFLCQNNGKAFVNSDNLLLMQNLNGVQTIEYGKNSLSSYSVKTIENNPFVKIMVNTGEKNYNISTHLIGNYNSENIQAAIAVGTYFGVSFSAIKNTIENYRPSNNRSQMLQTAKNTLVLDMYNANPTSMSAAIDNFSTLQFARKMLILGDMLELGTESEKEHQTIIKEIENKGLIKVILIGSQFCKVNTNTSFHCFADVAQAKKFIQQQNIENTCLLIKGSRGIHLEDITDVL
- a CDS encoding anhydro-N-acetylmuramic acid kinase, with translation MCYKPQSTWKTIGIMSGTSLDGLDMAYCEFTEENGKWSFQIIRAQTYDYDAQWKKKLSELPGKNALTLAQTHVELGHFIGKTVKEFITSYTLKPDFIACHGHTIFHQPDKGFTLQIGEGASIAAETGIAVVCDFRSLDVALGGQGAPLVPIGDKLLFPDYDCCINLGGFANISYNAFYKRIAFDICPVNIVINHLSELLGKKFDENGELARTGKLHLELFQALNQLAFYKTPPPKSLGKEWVEKNVFPLLQQYSLPIPDLIRTVTEHAAYQISVVINSISGNTSEHTTLVTGGGAKNIFLTKLLRKYCNSHLYIPNNLIIDYKEALIFAFLGILRMQKKANCLQSVTGARIDNTGGCVYEP
- a CDS encoding Spy/CpxP family protein refolding chaperone, which translates into the protein MKTMKMITAVLFMLAFMAANTAIAQPGSGYGKQRLDEKNCNRAYYNHSLPNLSEDQQTKIEKLHDQHFKSMQAIRDQMAEKKARLNTLNHADKPDMDAINKVIEDIGQLKVQMMKKKITHRLEIRNLLTDEQKIVFDKQPMGKMHKKHFRSGKQGRGNQNCPYNNQN
- a CDS encoding periplasmic heavy metal sensor; its protein translation is MSTTRKIALLTWTVIILLIINIAALGTMAYHSFRHSTPEEQNPRGIGGGFIEKELQLSPMQKTQFKTLRMEFFSSSSEIFKQQRENKQKMIRELSNDTPDTSELHAIALSMGELHKQLKINTYRHFIALQKICTPTQRKKLKTLLNKIPQLNDAKPGKEMQYRHHHGWKNQQQRINKDNN
- a CDS encoding RNA polymerase sigma factor; amino-acid sequence: MTENELIIKAIQNEEKAFEIIVERYKTMVYKICFGFIHNTDDANDIAQDVFVEVFQSLPKFKNASKFSTWIYRIAVNKSINFLRSVKRRQWIQAFENILYSKNYEENEPVATENMHPGYAIENKERAAELYKAIETLPEKQRIAFTLHNFDDLPYKEIAAVMHTSLPSVESLIHRAKINLQKKLIYLYH
- a CDS encoding inorganic phosphate transporter, producing MFGLDIWLTILLIICLLAACSFEFINGFHDTANAVATVIYTHSLKPKVAVIWSGMWNFIGVYVGGIAVAMGIVNLLPTEALIDQNIYHGLSMIMALLLTAILWNLGTWYFGIPCSSSHTLIGSIFGVGLAYMLMPGGHSVVLNWNKIGDVGLSLLISPVFGFGFAFILMVILKKLIKNKKIFKDPPEKKAPPLWIRSILILTCTSVSFSHGSNDGQKGIGLVMIILIGIIPFHFALDHTKKPQQLVTSLQRIEFTLSKIDSAKLNKEQLATFHSIQLEIDSIQSYVSHATLFTQVPSKKHFEIRKDILLIAKKSNALISEYNIQYNNIIPSSETKIFKKHIANIKTFTEYSPWWVILMISLSLGLGTMIGWKRIVVTIGERIGKTHLTYAQGATAEIIAASTISVSTWLGLPVSTTHVLSSGVAGSMVADNGLKNLQMKTVKNIAIAWLITLPVTIFLSAILFLLFRMIFS
- a CDS encoding DedA family protein yields the protein MLELFNQLIYILTHIDIVLRNWVVDYQTWTYLILFTIIFCETGLVVTPFLPGDSLLFAAGAVAAMPGNPLNIIYIVVILVIAAFAGDNSNYWIGRFLGDKVYKKDYRLIKRKYLDQTHTFYEKHGVITIIIARFMPIIRTFAPFVAGVGKMKYPRFYTFSFIGNIIWVSLFSIAGYLFGNLPSVKSNFSIVIFAIIGISLLPPVFTALRHRFQK